The Hymenobacter sp. DG01 genome has a segment encoding these proteins:
- the kdpF gene encoding K(+)-transporting ATPase subunit F, with translation MVALFVLSLATFGYLCYVLLRPEKF, from the coding sequence ATGGTCGCCCTCTTTGTCCTCTCTCTTGCCACGTTCGGCTACCTCTGCTACGTGCTGCTGCGCCCAGAGAAATTCTAA
- a CDS encoding DEAD/DEAH box helicase, which produces MNYQNATPIQEQAIPKIIEGKDLIACAQTGTGKTAAYLLPLLDKISHAKHGNTSTLILVPTRELATQIDEQVTGFGYFVEASSIAIYGGGKSEGWEQQKRALTSGADIIIATPGRLIAHMQMGYVKFEHLKYLVLDEADKMMDMGFSDDILNIVRQLPKERQTLLFSATMPNKIREFSQQILNQPEEIRLAVSKPAAGIDQQFYMAFDRQKIYLLEHIIKTQDVQSMVLFTSQKAAVGGIVRAINKLGIEARGISSDRTQEEREEIMRAFKNKQFPILVATDVLSRGIDIDSLSHVVNYDIPRAAEDYVHRIGRTARAATKGTAITFISDQDQDRVVKIEKLIEREIEKQNITEGLGLGEAPEFDPKRFSGLRGKIGGRPERGGRSGGSGRDRGPRPEGSAPRGGGGRNGSRPNRGDAKPDADQQARIARAQAALAALDAGQAPAQPYQRPAREDRPEGSESRPRRERAPRPEGEARPPREPRTPRPEGEVATTQPRAEGDKPEGQRRRKRGGRNRSGRGPRPEGGATEATAVAPATPSAE; this is translated from the coding sequence ATGAACTATCAGAATGCCACGCCCATTCAGGAGCAGGCCATTCCAAAAATTATTGAAGGCAAAGACCTGATTGCCTGCGCCCAGACTGGCACCGGCAAAACCGCCGCCTACCTGCTACCCCTTCTCGATAAGATTTCCCACGCCAAGCACGGCAATACTTCCACCCTCATTTTGGTGCCCACCCGCGAGCTGGCCACCCAGATTGACGAGCAGGTAACCGGCTTCGGCTACTTCGTGGAAGCCAGCTCCATTGCCATTTATGGCGGGGGCAAAAGTGAGGGTTGGGAGCAGCAGAAGCGCGCCCTCACCTCCGGCGCCGACATCATCATTGCTACCCCCGGCCGCCTCATTGCTCACATGCAGATGGGCTACGTGAAGTTTGAGCACCTGAAATACTTAGTGCTCGACGAGGCCGACAAGATGATGGACATGGGCTTCTCCGATGACATCCTGAACATTGTGCGGCAGCTGCCCAAGGAGCGCCAGACGCTGCTGTTCTCGGCCACTATGCCCAACAAAATCCGGGAGTTCTCGCAGCAGATTCTGAACCAGCCCGAGGAAATTCGCCTGGCCGTATCCAAGCCCGCCGCCGGCATCGACCAGCAGTTCTACATGGCCTTCGACCGCCAGAAGATTTACCTGCTGGAGCACATCATCAAAACCCAGGATGTGCAAAGCATGGTGCTGTTTACCTCGCAGAAAGCAGCCGTGGGCGGCATTGTGCGGGCCATCAACAAGCTTGGCATCGAGGCCCGCGGCATTTCGTCGGACCGCACTCAAGAAGAGCGCGAGGAAATTATGCGCGCCTTCAAAAACAAGCAGTTCCCCATCCTGGTAGCTACTGACGTGCTGAGCCGCGGCATTGATATCGATTCGCTGAGCCACGTAGTAAACTACGACATCCCACGCGCCGCCGAGGATTACGTGCACCGGATTGGTCGTACCGCAAGAGCTGCCACCAAAGGCACGGCCATCACCTTCATTTCAGACCAGGACCAGGACCGGGTGGTGAAGATTGAGAAGCTGATTGAGCGCGAAATCGAGAAGCAGAACATCACCGAGGGCCTGGGCCTGGGCGAGGCGCCCGAGTTTGACCCCAAGCGCTTCAGCGGCCTGCGCGGTAAAATCGGCGGTCGGCCCGAGCGCGGCGGCCGCAGCGGTGGCTCCGGCCGCGACCGTGGCCCCCGCCCCGAGGGCAGTGCCCCGCGTGGTGGCGGTGGCCGCAACGGCTCCCGTCCCAACCGCGGCGACGCTAAGCCCGACGCCGACCAGCAGGCCCGCATTGCCCGCGCCCAAGCTGCGCTAGCCGCCCTGGACGCCGGCCAGGCCCCTGCTCAACCCTACCAGCGCCCCGCCCGTGAAGACCGGCCCGAAGGCAGCGAAAGCCGCCCGCGCCGTGAGCGTGCTCCTCGTCCGGAAGGCGAAGCTCGTCCGCCCCGCGAGCCCCGCACCCCGCGCCCGGAAGGAGAAGTAGCAACAACGCAGCCACGCGCCGAAGGTGATAAGCCCGAAGGCCAGCGCCGCCGCAAGCGGGGCGGCCGCAACCGTAGTGGCCGTGGCCCGCGCCCGGAAGGCGGCGCAACTGAGGCTACTGCGGTGGCCCCAGCTACTCCCAGCGCCGAGTAG
- a CDS encoding TlpA disulfide reductase family protein yields the protein MKKYLLSFLLVAPWLANAQTATPFTIRGKLGTLSTPAKVYLLRGMTVTDSTTLKNGAFELKGSTEGPVMVEMIMRRNGRLGSLFGPPGDRARLYLEPGTVLVNSPDSLTHATTKGGPLNTDYARLSASTAPIIADIQALGAEVQRATEQQRQDPAFTEKLRSRFEGFNKQIATANYAFIKVNPNSLVSLDALVGMQMMDLPQYATVAPLYEALSPTLKNTPRGREYGELVKGLKAVAIGATAPDFTQQTPDGKTVSLRDYRGKYVLVDFWASWCGPCREENPTVAKVYNEYKGRNFEVLGVSLDSEKDRAKWVKAIQDDKLTWTQVSDLKGWENAAARSYSVNGIPQNYLIDPTGKIVAANLKGDDLKATLAKYIK from the coding sequence ATGAAAAAGTACTTACTGAGCTTTCTACTGGTGGCCCCCTGGTTGGCCAACGCGCAAACTGCTACTCCCTTTACCATTAGAGGCAAACTGGGCACGCTTAGTACTCCGGCCAAGGTGTATTTGCTGCGCGGAATGACTGTTACTGATTCTACTACGCTTAAAAACGGTGCTTTCGAATTGAAAGGCAGCACTGAAGGGCCTGTCATGGTAGAAATGATTATGCGTCGCAACGGACGGTTGGGCAGCCTGTTCGGCCCTCCCGGCGACCGTGCGCGTCTCTATCTAGAGCCCGGCACGGTGCTAGTAAACAGCCCCGATTCTCTAACTCACGCCACTACCAAGGGCGGACCTCTAAATACAGATTATGCGCGTCTGAGTGCATCGACAGCACCCATTATAGCCGATATCCAAGCGCTTGGGGCCGAAGTGCAGCGGGCTACGGAACAACAGCGGCAAGACCCTGCCTTCACGGAGAAGTTGAGGTCCCGTTTCGAAGGATTCAACAAGCAAATTGCTACGGCCAACTATGCCTTTATTAAAGTAAATCCCAACTCGCTGGTTAGCCTGGATGCGCTGGTAGGAATGCAAATGATGGATTTGCCGCAATACGCTACCGTGGCTCCGCTGTACGAAGCATTAAGCCCAACGCTCAAAAACACGCCCCGGGGCCGGGAGTATGGCGAATTGGTGAAGGGCCTGAAAGCCGTAGCTATTGGGGCGACGGCCCCTGATTTCACTCAGCAAACCCCTGATGGCAAAACCGTATCGTTGCGCGACTACCGGGGTAAGTACGTGCTGGTTGACTTTTGGGCCTCGTGGTGTGGCCCCTGCCGCGAGGAAAACCCGACGGTTGCCAAGGTCTACAACGAATACAAAGGCCGCAACTTTGAGGTGCTGGGCGTGTCGCTGGACAGCGAAAAGGACCGCGCCAAGTGGGTAAAAGCCATTCAGGACGACAAGCTGACCTGGACCCAGGTATCGGACCTGAAGGGCTGGGAAAACGCAGCTGCACGCAGCTACAGCGTGAACGGTATCCCGCAGAACTACCTGATTGACCCCACGGGCAAAATTGTGGCCGCTAACCTCAAAGGCGACGACTTAAAAGCTACGCTAGCGAAATACATCAAGTGA
- a CDS encoding sensor protein KdpD, giving the protein MTPSNDGSQLRDQSAERFLRLVQEPRRGRLKVYIGLGAGVGKTYRMLQETQELRQHGVDAVLGYVETHGRAGTVAQLQNLPLIKRKSIFYKGRMLEEMDVAAILQRRPAVVVVDELAHTNVPGSENEKRWQDVEQLVRAGISVITAVNVQHLESLHDQVLRITGQDVAERVPDQLLKLADEVVNVDLTVPELRARLEEGKIYDPQKVPTALRNFFQPENLLQLRELALREVAGQLSRQIDTGAASVPAPRRNHDRLLACINSNAPAAREIIRKTSRLADRLGTATWYVLYVQTARESVDRVGLATQRHLLRNLQLATELGGQILRVKSDEVVGEILRVAQEKGATLLICGVTREKSWWQRLTRPGITSTLIRAVARTDTDLDLFLVTY; this is encoded by the coding sequence ATGACCCCTTCCAACGATGGCTCTCAGCTGCGCGACCAATCGGCGGAGCGGTTTCTGCGCCTAGTGCAGGAACCGCGGCGCGGGCGGCTGAAGGTGTACATTGGACTGGGCGCGGGGGTAGGGAAAACCTACCGTATGCTTCAGGAGACCCAGGAGTTGCGCCAGCACGGCGTGGATGCGGTATTGGGCTACGTGGAAACCCACGGCCGGGCCGGCACCGTGGCCCAGCTGCAAAACCTACCCCTCATCAAGCGCAAAAGCATCTTCTACAAGGGCCGGATGCTGGAAGAAATGGACGTGGCGGCCATTTTGCAGCGTCGGCCGGCGGTGGTGGTGGTCGATGAGCTGGCCCACACCAACGTGCCCGGCTCCGAGAACGAGAAGCGCTGGCAGGACGTGGAGCAGCTGGTGCGGGCGGGTATCTCAGTGATTACTGCTGTGAACGTGCAGCACCTGGAAAGCCTCCACGACCAAGTGCTGCGCATTACAGGCCAAGATGTGGCTGAGCGAGTACCCGACCAGCTCCTGAAGCTGGCCGACGAGGTAGTAAACGTGGACCTGACTGTGCCCGAGCTGCGGGCCCGCCTGGAGGAAGGCAAAATCTACGATCCGCAGAAGGTGCCCACGGCGTTGCGCAATTTCTTTCAGCCCGAAAACTTGCTGCAACTCCGCGAGCTGGCGTTGCGGGAAGTGGCCGGGCAGCTTAGCCGCCAGATTGATACGGGCGCGGCCTCGGTGCCGGCCCCGCGCCGCAACCACGACCGGCTGCTGGCCTGCATCAACTCCAACGCTCCGGCCGCCCGCGAAATCATCCGCAAAACTTCCCGCCTCGCCGACCGCCTAGGCACGGCTACCTGGTACGTGCTCTACGTGCAAACCGCCCGCGAATCGGTGGACCGGGTGGGGCTGGCTACCCAGCGCCACCTGCTGCGCAACTTGCAGCTGGCTACCGAGCTGGGCGGGCAGATTCTGCGGGTGAAGTCGGATGAGGTAGTGGGGGAGATACTGCGCGTGGCTCAGGAAAAAGGCGCTACCCTGCTTATTTGCGGCGTCACGCGGGAAAAAAGCTGGTGGCAGCGGCTGACCCGCCCAGGCATCACCTCGACCTTAATTCGGGCGGTAGCCCGCACCGATACCGACCTGGACCTTTTCCTGGTGACCTACTGA
- a CDS encoding sigma-54 dependent transcriptional regulator, with translation MSAGTLLLIDDETSLRQLLARVLELEGYTVLQAPDARRGLEQLRQHAEEVLVVLSDVKLPDGYGLDLLPRYQQASPLAEVILMTAYGTIPDGVRAMKEGAFDYLTKGDSDDQLLVVVERAADKARLQRRVADLEKKVGAQYSFESMIGQSAALTQTKKLAQRVAPTDSAVLLEGPTGAGKELFAQAIHQASLRRSKPFVAVNCSAFPKDLLESELFGYKKGAFTGALSDKKGLLEEANGGTLFLDEIGELELNVQAKFLRVLETQQFTKLGDTKPTSVNVRIVAATNRNLKQEAAEGHFRPDLYYRLSVFTVLVPGLNERRDDIAALADYFLQYFAARLRKRLRGLEPEVLQQLYRYDWRGNVRELKNVLERAAILADGDLLTVDDLPTEFHYLPTPLTTDEASDRTLRTLEKRQIRQVLQETGGNKMESARQLGIGTKTLYRKIQEYGL, from the coding sequence ATGTCTGCCGGAACCCTGCTGCTCATCGACGACGAAACCAGTCTGCGCCAGCTGTTGGCCCGGGTGCTGGAGCTGGAAGGCTATACGGTGCTGCAGGCCCCCGACGCCCGCCGTGGCCTGGAGCAATTGCGCCAACACGCCGAGGAAGTACTGGTGGTACTAAGTGATGTGAAGCTGCCCGACGGCTACGGCCTCGATTTGCTACCCCGCTACCAGCAGGCAAGCCCCCTGGCGGAGGTTATCTTGATGACGGCCTACGGCACCATTCCCGACGGAGTGCGGGCCATGAAGGAAGGCGCCTTCGACTACCTCACCAAAGGCGACTCCGACGACCAGCTGCTGGTGGTGGTAGAACGGGCCGCCGACAAAGCCCGCCTCCAACGCCGCGTCGCTGATCTGGAAAAGAAAGTTGGCGCTCAGTACAGTTTCGAGAGCATGATCGGCCAGTCGGCTGCGCTAACTCAGACCAAAAAGCTGGCCCAGCGTGTGGCCCCCACCGATAGTGCCGTGCTGCTGGAAGGGCCCACTGGTGCCGGCAAGGAGCTGTTTGCCCAGGCCATTCACCAGGCTAGCCTGCGCCGGAGCAAACCCTTCGTGGCCGTGAACTGCTCGGCTTTCCCGAAAGATTTACTGGAATCGGAGCTGTTTGGCTACAAGAAAGGTGCGTTTACGGGGGCGTTGTCTGATAAGAAAGGCCTGCTGGAAGAAGCCAACGGCGGTACCTTGTTTCTGGATGAAATCGGGGAGCTGGAGTTGAACGTGCAGGCCAAGTTCCTCAGGGTGCTGGAAACCCAGCAGTTCACCAAGCTCGGCGACACCAAGCCCACCAGCGTAAACGTGCGCATCGTGGCCGCCACCAACCGCAACCTCAAGCAGGAAGCCGCCGAAGGCCATTTCCGCCCCGACCTCTACTACCGTCTTTCGGTGTTCACGGTGCTGGTACCGGGCCTGAACGAGCGGCGCGATGATATTGCCGCCCTGGCCGATTACTTCCTGCAGTACTTCGCCGCCCGCCTGCGCAAGCGCCTGCGCGGCCTGGAGCCCGAGGTACTCCAGCAGCTATATCGCTACGATTGGCGCGGGAACGTGCGTGAGCTAAAGAACGTGCTGGAGCGCGCCGCCATCCTGGCCGACGGTGACCTACTGACCGTGGATGACCTGCCCACCGAATTTCACTACCTGCCTACCCCCCTCACCACCGACGAAGCCTCCGACCGCACCCTGCGCACCCTGGAAAAGCGCCAGATCCGGCAGGTGCTCCAGGAAACTGGCGGCAACAAAATGGAATCGGCCCGCCAGCTCGGCATCGGCACCAAAACCCTCTACCGCAAGATTCAGGAGTATGGGCTGTAA
- a CDS encoding porin, with amino-acid sequence MKSISLLTLGLLCSAAASAQTTPVAADTVVTPAEAPATPPATPLTTYGFVDGYYGYDLKHAATNDRPGFLYSHDRQNEFTVNNAILGLRYDNGQVRGALGLHAGTYVSANYAAEDPVLRHIYEAYAGFRPFRKAWLDVGIFGSHIGFESAISKDNWTLTRSMMAENSPYYEAGARFTYEVDPKLTLTALVLNGWQNIRETNQKKAVGTQIQWKPTEKLLINSSTFYGNEQPHDLVKRRRYFHDFYVSYAVTERLSVAGVFDVGKQKQAARGSKADTWHTGAAFVRYKLADKWSATARAEYYNADHGVIISSISPASTDADFKVKAASLNLDYLPTSNVAFRVEGRVFHSGQDFLTDRNGQPTNSYGNLTSSIALSF; translated from the coding sequence ATGAAATCTATTTCCCTGCTTACCCTCGGCTTGCTGTGCAGCGCGGCTGCTTCTGCTCAAACCACCCCCGTTGCGGCCGATACGGTGGTAACGCCCGCCGAGGCCCCGGCCACCCCACCTGCCACCCCACTTACGACGTACGGCTTTGTGGATGGCTATTATGGCTATGACCTCAAGCACGCCGCTACCAACGACCGGCCCGGGTTCCTGTACTCCCACGACCGCCAAAACGAGTTTACGGTGAACAACGCCATCCTGGGCCTGCGCTACGACAACGGGCAGGTGCGCGGAGCCCTGGGCCTGCACGCCGGCACCTACGTATCGGCCAACTACGCCGCCGAGGACCCGGTGCTGCGCCACATCTACGAGGCATACGCGGGTTTCCGGCCGTTCCGGAAGGCCTGGCTCGACGTAGGTATTTTCGGCTCTCACATCGGCTTTGAGTCGGCCATCAGCAAAGACAACTGGACGCTTACCAGGTCCATGATGGCCGAAAACTCGCCTTACTACGAGGCCGGAGCCCGCTTTACCTATGAGGTGGACCCCAAGCTAACCCTGACGGCCCTGGTGCTTAACGGCTGGCAGAATATCCGGGAAACCAATCAGAAAAAGGCCGTGGGTACTCAAATTCAGTGGAAGCCCACCGAAAAGCTGCTCATCAACAGCAGCACCTTTTACGGCAATGAACAGCCTCACGACCTAGTGAAGCGCCGCCGCTACTTCCATGATTTCTACGTGAGCTACGCCGTCACCGAGCGCCTAAGCGTGGCTGGCGTATTCGATGTGGGCAAGCAGAAGCAGGCCGCCCGCGGTAGCAAAGCCGATACCTGGCACACCGGCGCCGCCTTCGTGCGCTACAAGCTGGCCGATAAGTGGTCGGCTACGGCCCGCGCCGAGTACTACAATGCCGACCACGGCGTCATCATTTCCTCAATCTCGCCAGCCTCCACCGATGCCGACTTCAAGGTAAAAGCCGCCTCCCTCAACCTCGACTACCTGCCCACCAGCAATGTAGCGTTTAGGGTGGAAGGCCGCGTATTTCACTCCGGCCAGGATTTTCTTACTGACCGCAACGGCCAACCCACCAACTCCTACGGCAACCTGACCAGCAGCATTGCTCTGTCTTTTTAG
- the kdpB gene encoding potassium-transporting ATPase subunit KdpB, producing the protein MSKDSQSLFQPALVQEAIKQAFVKLDPRVMFRNPVMFTVEIGTVVMLLVTLGLLVKPDAAQGSFAYNFTVFVVLFLTLLFANFAEAIAEARGKAQAESLRKTREETPARVIDEKGNTSSVSSSQLQKGQVFLVEAGEIIPTDGEIIEGLATIDESAITGESAPVIREAGGDKSSVTGGTKVLSDRIKVVVTTAPGESFLDKMIALVEGASRQKTPNEIALTILLAGFTLVFIIVCVTLQPFAAYANTPIAIASFIALFVCLIPTTIGGLLSAIGIAGMDRALRANVITKSGKAVETAGDIDVLLLDKTGTITIGNRKATHFWPAPGVGEQQFVELATLASLTDETPEGKSIVELAREKQVNPEQLQARLQGAELIKFTAETRSSGVTLASGQRIRKGASDAIRQLAAKANQPFPQETTQRVEAIASNGGTPLVVSENDRVLGVVELQDIIKPGIQERFERLRKMGIKTVMVTGDNPLTARFIAEKAGVDDFIAEAKPEDKMTYIRREQQEGKLVAMMGDGTNDAPALAQADVGVAMNSGTQAAKEAGNMVDLDNDPTKLIEVVEIGKQLLMTRGTLTTFSIANDVAKYFAIVPALFMIAIPSLGALNIMGLKSPQSAILSAVIFNAIIIPLLVPLALRGVAYKPIGASALLRRNLLVYGLGGVIVPFIGIKVIDLLVGLFL; encoded by the coding sequence ATGTCTAAAGACTCTCAATCCTTGTTTCAACCCGCGCTGGTGCAGGAGGCTATCAAACAAGCCTTCGTGAAGCTCGACCCGCGCGTGATGTTCCGCAACCCGGTGATGTTTACCGTGGAAATCGGGACGGTGGTAATGCTGCTCGTGACGCTAGGGCTGCTCGTGAAACCCGATGCGGCTCAGGGTTCCTTCGCCTACAACTTCACGGTGTTTGTAGTGCTGTTTCTGACCTTGCTGTTCGCCAACTTTGCCGAGGCCATTGCCGAGGCCCGCGGCAAGGCCCAGGCCGAAAGTCTGCGCAAAACCCGCGAGGAAACCCCGGCCCGCGTCATCGACGAAAAAGGCAACACCTCTTCGGTGTCTTCTTCTCAGCTCCAGAAAGGCCAGGTATTTCTGGTGGAGGCTGGCGAAATCATCCCCACCGACGGGGAAATTATCGAGGGGCTGGCGACCATCGATGAGTCGGCCATTACGGGCGAGTCGGCTCCGGTAATTCGGGAGGCCGGCGGTGATAAGTCGTCGGTGACGGGTGGCACCAAGGTGTTGTCGGACCGCATTAAGGTTGTGGTGACCACGGCGCCCGGAGAGTCGTTTCTGGATAAGATGATTGCCCTAGTGGAAGGCGCTTCGCGGCAGAAAACGCCCAACGAAATTGCCCTTACCATTCTGCTGGCAGGCTTTACGCTGGTCTTTATCATTGTGTGCGTGACCTTGCAGCCCTTCGCGGCCTACGCCAACACGCCCATTGCCATTGCTTCCTTCATTGCCCTATTCGTGTGCCTGATTCCGACCACCATCGGCGGGCTGCTCTCGGCCATTGGCATTGCGGGCATGGACCGCGCCCTGCGCGCCAACGTCATCACCAAAAGCGGCAAAGCCGTGGAAACCGCCGGCGACATCGACGTGCTGCTCCTGGACAAAACCGGCACCATCACCATTGGCAACCGCAAAGCCACGCACTTCTGGCCCGCGCCGGGGGTAGGGGAGCAGCAGTTTGTGGAGCTGGCCACCCTGGCCTCGCTCACCGACGAAACCCCCGAGGGCAAGAGCATTGTGGAGTTGGCCCGCGAAAAGCAAGTGAATCCGGAGCAGTTGCAAGCTCGCCTGCAGGGTGCCGAGCTGATTAAGTTCACGGCCGAAACCCGCAGCTCAGGCGTCACGCTGGCCAGCGGCCAACGCATCCGCAAGGGCGCTTCCGATGCCATTCGCCAACTGGCCGCCAAAGCCAACCAGCCCTTCCCCCAGGAGACTACCCAGCGCGTAGAAGCCATTGCCAGCAACGGCGGCACCCCGCTCGTAGTCAGCGAAAACGACCGGGTACTGGGGGTAGTAGAGCTGCAGGATATCATCAAGCCCGGCATTCAGGAGCGGTTTGAGCGCCTGCGCAAAATGGGCATCAAGACGGTGATGGTAACCGGCGACAACCCGCTCACGGCCCGCTTCATTGCCGAAAAAGCCGGCGTAGATGATTTCATTGCCGAAGCCAAGCCCGAGGACAAGATGACCTACATCCGCCGCGAGCAGCAAGAAGGCAAGCTGGTAGCCATGATGGGCGATGGCACCAACGACGCGCCCGCCCTGGCCCAGGCCGACGTGGGAGTAGCCATGAACTCGGGCACCCAGGCCGCCAAGGAAGCCGGCAATATGGTGGACCTCGACAATGACCCCACCAAGCTCATTGAGGTAGTCGAAATCGGAAAGCAGCTGCTCATGACCCGCGGCACGCTCACCACGTTCAGCATCGCCAACGACGTAGCCAAGTACTTTGCCATTGTGCCGGCCCTGTTCATGATAGCCATTCCGAGCCTGGGCGCGCTGAACATCATGGGGCTGAAGTCGCCGCAGTCGGCCATCCTTTCGGCGGTCATTTTCAACGCTATTATCATTCCGCTGCTGGTGCCGCTGGCCCTGCGGGGGGTAGCCTACAAGCCCATCGGTGCCTCGGCTTTGCTGCGCCGCAACCTGCTGGTGTATGGCCTGGGCGGCGTCATCGTCCCCTTCATCGGCATTAAAGTCATTGACCTGCTGGTAGGGCTGTTTTTGTAG
- the kdpC gene encoding potassium-transporting ATPase subunit KdpC has protein sequence MKQHLLPAFRLTLVLLVVCCLIYPALVWAGAQLAPNGGQGETISHRGRVVGYDNVGQKFTRPEYFWSRPSAVDYNSAGSAGSNKGPSNPEYLATVQARLDTFLLRNPGVPKAQVPAELITASGSGLDPHLSPAGATVQVARVARARQLDATKVQALVAQYTQHSLLGPNRVNVLRLNVALDKLSGQ, from the coding sequence ATGAAACAACACCTGCTTCCTGCTTTCCGCTTAACCTTAGTGCTCCTGGTAGTGTGCTGCCTGATTTACCCAGCGCTGGTATGGGCCGGCGCACAGTTGGCCCCGAACGGCGGCCAGGGCGAAACCATCAGTCACCGGGGCCGCGTGGTGGGCTACGATAACGTGGGCCAGAAATTCACTCGTCCGGAATACTTCTGGTCGCGCCCCTCGGCGGTAGATTACAACTCGGCCGGCTCAGCGGGCTCCAACAAGGGTCCCAGCAACCCCGAGTACCTGGCCACGGTGCAGGCCCGCCTCGATACCTTCTTGCTCCGGAACCCCGGCGTACCCAAAGCCCAGGTACCCGCCGAGCTGATTACCGCCTCGGGCTCCGGCCTTGATCCACACCTCTCGCCCGCCGGGGCCACCGTGCAGGTAGCCCGCGTGGCCCGAGCCCGCCAGCTTGATGCCACCAAAGTGCAGGCCCTGGTAGCCCAGTATACCCAACATAGCCTGCTGGGCCCCAACCGGGTAAACGTGCTGCGCCTAAACGTGGCCCTAGACAAACTGAGTGGCCAGTAA